A part of Anabas testudineus chromosome 7, fAnaTes1.2, whole genome shotgun sequence genomic DNA contains:
- the LOC113166939 gene encoding wiskott-Aldrich syndrome protein isoform X2: MSRGSKAKPDNIRSSLLSIQENEKLEELLGRRCASMATAVAQLLMALPHSPSVWSVQNTGVVCFVKDNPQRSYFIRMFDLKAGRQVWEQELYNQIVYSCPQPYFHTFAADDCQVGLNFAEHQEAQAFRNAVEEKINQRHNRQEKKQRPPPPSDRGSLPALPSERAPGSPGSFHMATVDIQNPDIQSSRYRSMPSPAPPVLSSKEKKKDKKSKKKGPKLSKADIGAPSGFKHVSHVGWDPNNIDPDLVKLLSQAGISEAELRDENTSQLIYNIIEQSGGMEAVKREANRSAGGPPPPPPGRQGPLPPLPGSSPSAPTPPPPRGRSGPLPPIPGPSQRGPPPSQPAPVRGGVPPPPPPSSRGGPPPPPPPAHSAPSPQHPMSSQGLPPPPPPSSQRSMGFPPPPIPSTPSRGGGGGAAPPPPPPPPPPPQTPISSDFPPPPPAFASGPPPTPAPASSGGGGGDGRGALLDQIRLGKKLRNVIENPDPPPPASPASGEGIVGALMMAMNKRSKVIHSSDESEEEGGDEDDEDDEWDD; encoded by the exons ATGAGCCGTGGATCTAAAGCCAAACCAGACAACATCCGAAGCTCTCTGCTGAGCATACAGGAGAATGAGAAGTTGGAGGAGTTGCTGGGCAGAAGGTGTGCT TCCATGGCAACAGCAGTGGCACAGTTGCTCATGGCTCTGCCTCACAGTCCGTCTGTGTGGAGCGTGCAGAACACCGGGGTGGTCTGCTTCGTCAAAGACAACCCGCAGCGCTCCTACTTCATCAGGATGTTTGATTTGAAG GCAGGGAGGCAGGTTTGGGAGCAGGAGCTCTACAATCAAATTGTTTATTCCTGCCCACAGCCATATTTCCATACCTTTGCTGCAGAC GACTGTCAAGTTGGACTGAATTTCGCTGAGCACCAGGAAGCACAAGCATTTCGAAATGCTGTGGAAGAGAAGATCAATCAAAGACACAACCGTCAAG aaaagaaacagcgCCCCCCGCCGCCCAGTG ACAGAGGTTCCCTCCCTGCACTCCCTAGTGAAAGAG CACCTGGTAGCCCCGGATCTTTTCACATGGCCACAGTGGATATCCAAAACCCAGATATTCAGTCTTCACGCTACCGTTCGATGCCTTCACCTGCTCCTCCAGTTCTgagcagcaaagaaaagaagaaggacAAGAAGAGCAAGAAAAAGGGCCCCAAACTTTCCAAAGCAGACATCGGAGCACCCAGTGGATTCAA ACATGTTTCTCATGTCGGCTGGGATCCCAACAACATTGACCCTGACCTGGTGAAGCTGCTCTCCCAGGCTGGGATCAGTGAAGCTGAACTGAGGGATGAAAACACCTCTCAGCTCATCTACAATATCATCGAGCAGTCTGGAGGCATGGAGGCGGTCAAACGGGAGGCGAACCGATCAG CTGGTGGACCTCCTCCGCCTCCACCTGGAAGACAAGGGCCCCTGCCTCCTCTGCCAGGCTCCAGTCCGTCTGCCCCAACCCCACCGCCTCCACGTGGCCGTTCCGGCCCCCTACCTCCCATCCCTGGCCCGTCACAGCGAGGGCCCCCACCCTCTCAACCAGCTCCAGTACGTGGAGGCGTTCCACCCCCACCGCCTCCATCAAGCAGAGGTGGCCCTCCACCACCTCCGCCACCAGCACACTCTGCACCTTCTCCGCAACATCCAATGTCCTCCCAGGGcctgcctcctcctccgccGCCATCTAGCCAACGTTCCATGGGTTTCCCACCTCCTCCTATCCCATCAACGCCCAGtcgaggaggaggtgggggggctGCTCCGCCTCCACCCCCTCcgcctccacctccacctcaaACTCCTATCTCATCAGATTTTCCACCACCACCCCCTGCCTTCGCCAGTGGCCCACCACCAACACCTGCCCCTGCATcgtctggaggaggaggaggagacggtCGAGGGGCTCTGCTGGATCAGATCCGACTGGGGAAGAAGCTCcgaaat GTGATAGAGAACCctgatccacctccacctgcatCTCCAGCCTCAGGTGAAGGCATCGTCGGTGCTCTCATGATGGCCATGAATAAGAGGAGTAAAGTCATCCATTCCTCTG ATGAAAGTGAAGAAGAGGGTGGAGATGAAGACGATGAAGACGATGAATGGGATGACTGA
- the LOC113166939 gene encoding wiskott-Aldrich syndrome protein isoform X1 translates to MSRGSKAKPDNIRSSLLSIQENEKLEELLGRRCASMATAVAQLLMALPHSPSVWSVQNTGVVCFVKDNPQRSYFIRMFDLKAGRQVWEQELYNQIVYSCPQPYFHTFAADDCQVGLNFAEHQEAQAFRNAVEEKINQRHNRQEKKQRPPPPSDRGSLPALPSERAAPGSPGSFHMATVDIQNPDIQSSRYRSMPSPAPPVLSSKEKKKDKKSKKKGPKLSKADIGAPSGFKHVSHVGWDPNNIDPDLVKLLSQAGISEAELRDENTSQLIYNIIEQSGGMEAVKREANRSAGGPPPPPPGRQGPLPPLPGSSPSAPTPPPPRGRSGPLPPIPGPSQRGPPPSQPAPVRGGVPPPPPPSSRGGPPPPPPPAHSAPSPQHPMSSQGLPPPPPPSSQRSMGFPPPPIPSTPSRGGGGGAAPPPPPPPPPPPQTPISSDFPPPPPAFASGPPPTPAPASSGGGGGDGRGALLDQIRLGKKLRNVIENPDPPPPASPASGEGIVGALMMAMNKRSKVIHSSDESEEEGGDEDDEDDEWDD, encoded by the exons ATGAGCCGTGGATCTAAAGCCAAACCAGACAACATCCGAAGCTCTCTGCTGAGCATACAGGAGAATGAGAAGTTGGAGGAGTTGCTGGGCAGAAGGTGTGCT TCCATGGCAACAGCAGTGGCACAGTTGCTCATGGCTCTGCCTCACAGTCCGTCTGTGTGGAGCGTGCAGAACACCGGGGTGGTCTGCTTCGTCAAAGACAACCCGCAGCGCTCCTACTTCATCAGGATGTTTGATTTGAAG GCAGGGAGGCAGGTTTGGGAGCAGGAGCTCTACAATCAAATTGTTTATTCCTGCCCACAGCCATATTTCCATACCTTTGCTGCAGAC GACTGTCAAGTTGGACTGAATTTCGCTGAGCACCAGGAAGCACAAGCATTTCGAAATGCTGTGGAAGAGAAGATCAATCAAAGACACAACCGTCAAG aaaagaaacagcgCCCCCCGCCGCCCAGTG ACAGAGGTTCCCTCCCTGCACTCCCTAGTGAAAGAG CAGCACCTGGTAGCCCCGGATCTTTTCACATGGCCACAGTGGATATCCAAAACCCAGATATTCAGTCTTCACGCTACCGTTCGATGCCTTCACCTGCTCCTCCAGTTCTgagcagcaaagaaaagaagaaggacAAGAAGAGCAAGAAAAAGGGCCCCAAACTTTCCAAAGCAGACATCGGAGCACCCAGTGGATTCAA ACATGTTTCTCATGTCGGCTGGGATCCCAACAACATTGACCCTGACCTGGTGAAGCTGCTCTCCCAGGCTGGGATCAGTGAAGCTGAACTGAGGGATGAAAACACCTCTCAGCTCATCTACAATATCATCGAGCAGTCTGGAGGCATGGAGGCGGTCAAACGGGAGGCGAACCGATCAG CTGGTGGACCTCCTCCGCCTCCACCTGGAAGACAAGGGCCCCTGCCTCCTCTGCCAGGCTCCAGTCCGTCTGCCCCAACCCCACCGCCTCCACGTGGCCGTTCCGGCCCCCTACCTCCCATCCCTGGCCCGTCACAGCGAGGGCCCCCACCCTCTCAACCAGCTCCAGTACGTGGAGGCGTTCCACCCCCACCGCCTCCATCAAGCAGAGGTGGCCCTCCACCACCTCCGCCACCAGCACACTCTGCACCTTCTCCGCAACATCCAATGTCCTCCCAGGGcctgcctcctcctccgccGCCATCTAGCCAACGTTCCATGGGTTTCCCACCTCCTCCTATCCCATCAACGCCCAGtcgaggaggaggtgggggggctGCTCCGCCTCCACCCCCTCcgcctccacctccacctcaaACTCCTATCTCATCAGATTTTCCACCACCACCCCCTGCCTTCGCCAGTGGCCCACCACCAACACCTGCCCCTGCATcgtctggaggaggaggaggagacggtCGAGGGGCTCTGCTGGATCAGATCCGACTGGGGAAGAAGCTCcgaaat GTGATAGAGAACCctgatccacctccacctgcatCTCCAGCCTCAGGTGAAGGCATCGTCGGTGCTCTCATGATGGCCATGAATAAGAGGAGTAAAGTCATCCATTCCTCTG ATGAAAGTGAAGAAGAGGGTGGAGATGAAGACGATGAAGACGATGAATGGGATGACTGA
- the LOC113166939 gene encoding wiskott-Aldrich syndrome protein isoform X3, translated as MATAVAQLLMALPHSPSVWSVQNTGVVCFVKDNPQRSYFIRMFDLKAGRQVWEQELYNQIVYSCPQPYFHTFAADDCQVGLNFAEHQEAQAFRNAVEEKINQRHNRQEKKQRPPPPSDRGSLPALPSERAAPGSPGSFHMATVDIQNPDIQSSRYRSMPSPAPPVLSSKEKKKDKKSKKKGPKLSKADIGAPSGFKHVSHVGWDPNNIDPDLVKLLSQAGISEAELRDENTSQLIYNIIEQSGGMEAVKREANRSAGGPPPPPPGRQGPLPPLPGSSPSAPTPPPPRGRSGPLPPIPGPSQRGPPPSQPAPVRGGVPPPPPPSSRGGPPPPPPPAHSAPSPQHPMSSQGLPPPPPPSSQRSMGFPPPPIPSTPSRGGGGGAAPPPPPPPPPPPQTPISSDFPPPPPAFASGPPPTPAPASSGGGGGDGRGALLDQIRLGKKLRNVIENPDPPPPASPASGEGIVGALMMAMNKRSKVIHSSDESEEEGGDEDDEDDEWDD; from the exons ATGGCAACAGCAGTGGCACAGTTGCTCATGGCTCTGCCTCACAGTCCGTCTGTGTGGAGCGTGCAGAACACCGGGGTGGTCTGCTTCGTCAAAGACAACCCGCAGCGCTCCTACTTCATCAGGATGTTTGATTTGAAG GCAGGGAGGCAGGTTTGGGAGCAGGAGCTCTACAATCAAATTGTTTATTCCTGCCCACAGCCATATTTCCATACCTTTGCTGCAGAC GACTGTCAAGTTGGACTGAATTTCGCTGAGCACCAGGAAGCACAAGCATTTCGAAATGCTGTGGAAGAGAAGATCAATCAAAGACACAACCGTCAAG aaaagaaacagcgCCCCCCGCCGCCCAGTG ACAGAGGTTCCCTCCCTGCACTCCCTAGTGAAAGAG CAGCACCTGGTAGCCCCGGATCTTTTCACATGGCCACAGTGGATATCCAAAACCCAGATATTCAGTCTTCACGCTACCGTTCGATGCCTTCACCTGCTCCTCCAGTTCTgagcagcaaagaaaagaagaaggacAAGAAGAGCAAGAAAAAGGGCCCCAAACTTTCCAAAGCAGACATCGGAGCACCCAGTGGATTCAA ACATGTTTCTCATGTCGGCTGGGATCCCAACAACATTGACCCTGACCTGGTGAAGCTGCTCTCCCAGGCTGGGATCAGTGAAGCTGAACTGAGGGATGAAAACACCTCTCAGCTCATCTACAATATCATCGAGCAGTCTGGAGGCATGGAGGCGGTCAAACGGGAGGCGAACCGATCAG CTGGTGGACCTCCTCCGCCTCCACCTGGAAGACAAGGGCCCCTGCCTCCTCTGCCAGGCTCCAGTCCGTCTGCCCCAACCCCACCGCCTCCACGTGGCCGTTCCGGCCCCCTACCTCCCATCCCTGGCCCGTCACAGCGAGGGCCCCCACCCTCTCAACCAGCTCCAGTACGTGGAGGCGTTCCACCCCCACCGCCTCCATCAAGCAGAGGTGGCCCTCCACCACCTCCGCCACCAGCACACTCTGCACCTTCTCCGCAACATCCAATGTCCTCCCAGGGcctgcctcctcctccgccGCCATCTAGCCAACGTTCCATGGGTTTCCCACCTCCTCCTATCCCATCAACGCCCAGtcgaggaggaggtgggggggctGCTCCGCCTCCACCCCCTCcgcctccacctccacctcaaACTCCTATCTCATCAGATTTTCCACCACCACCCCCTGCCTTCGCCAGTGGCCCACCACCAACACCTGCCCCTGCATcgtctggaggaggaggaggagacggtCGAGGGGCTCTGCTGGATCAGATCCGACTGGGGAAGAAGCTCcgaaat GTGATAGAGAACCctgatccacctccacctgcatCTCCAGCCTCAGGTGAAGGCATCGTCGGTGCTCTCATGATGGCCATGAATAAGAGGAGTAAAGTCATCCATTCCTCTG ATGAAAGTGAAGAAGAGGGTGGAGATGAAGACGATGAAGACGATGAATGGGATGACTGA
- the LOC113166927 gene encoding semaphorin-3F-like isoform X2, with product MTVTMTASGAQLLLLALCVYRGSGLQQSAPRVRLSFKELMDTRAARPFSFSFNTSDYRVLLMDQDQGRLYLGSREYLVALDMHNVNKEPLIIHWPASAKRKGECQMTGKGKQGECANFVRLIEPWNRTHLYTCGTGAYQPICTFINRGWRAEDYLFRLVPGYVDSGKGKCSYDPKQESVAVLLNGNLYAGVHIDFMSTDAALFRTMGGRTAIRTEQYDSRWLNEPVFVQIQQIPDSAEKNDDKLYFFFREKTLDSSSGASPSVLARVGRVCLNDEGGQKSLVNRWTTFLKARLICSVIGDDGVETRFDELRDVFIQPTQDERNPMVYALFTTAGSVFKGSAVCVYSMADIRNVFNGPFAHKHGHNYQWTEYTGKIPYPRPGTCPGGTFTPGIRSSKNFSDEAVNFIRAHPLMFHPVYPIHRRPLVVRTGVDYRFTALVVDQVDAVDGRYEVLFLGTDRGTVQKVIVLPKDPTTMEELTLEEVEVFRSRAPVKTMKISSKRQQLYVSSDAGLTQVSLHRCGVYGRACSDCCLARDPYCAWDGESCSAFTPSTKRRSRRQDVKHGDPLRQCRGFNAKEKRLKEIVQFGVEGSSTFLECQPRSPQATVKWLFQREGRRKVLNRAGGIVNTNHGILLKSLNQSDAGLYHCLATENNFKHTVARVALRILDRDIVLALTAQDEDEEPKTRHAEPYSQSSLTSTPFPPEIRLINQYCQSYWEQLSPKQQQQHKRTSRRHTESQDQGLG from the exons ATGACTGTTACCATGACAGCATCTGGAGCCCAGCTTCTCCTGTTGGCcttgtgtgtttacagaggCTCAGGCCTGCAGCAGTCTGCTCCTCGGGTGCGTCTCTCCTTCAAAG aACTGATGGACACACGTGCTGCACGGCCCTTCAGCTTCTCCTTCAACACCAGTGACTACCGCGTCCTCCTGATGGATCAGGATCAGGGACGCTTGTACCTGGGCAGCCGGGAGTACCTAGTGGCCCTGGACATGCACAATGTCAACAAGGAGCCTCTCATA ATCCATTGGCCGGCCTCTGCTAAGAGAAAGGGAGAATGTCAGATGACAGGAAAGGGAAAACAG GGTGAATGCGCCAACTTTGTCCGGCTGATAGAGCCGTGGAACCGCACCCACCTCTACACCTGTGGAACAGGGGCGTACCAACCTATCTGCACATTCATCAACAGGGGCTGGAGGGCAGAG GACTACCTGTTTAGGCTGGTCCCTGGGTACGTGGATTCGGGGAAGGGAAAATGTTCCTATGATCCCAAACAGGAGAGTGTTGCAGTTCTGCTCA ACGGTAACCTATATGCAGGCGTCCATATTGACTTCATGAGTACAGATGCCGCACTGTTTAGGACGATGGGAGGGAGAACAGCAATCAGAACAGAGCAGTATGACTCCAGGTGGCTCAATG AGCCGGTGTTTGTTCAGATCCAGCAGATCCCTGACAGTGCAGAAAAGAACGATgacaaactttacttttttttccgTGAGAAGACTCTAGACTCCAGCAGCGGGGCGAGCCCCAGCGTTTTAGCCAGAGTGGGCAGAGTGTGTCTG AATGATGAAGGAGGGCAGAAGTCCCTGGTGAACCGGTGGACAACTTTCCTGAAGGCTCGTCTTATCTGTTCGGTGATAGGAGATGATGGAGTGGAGACGCGATTCGACGAACTAC GAGACGTGTTTATTCAACCCACACAGGATGAACGAAACCCTATGGTGTACGCTCTCTTCACTACAGCAGG CTCTGTGTTCAAGGGCTCTGCAGTCTGTGTGTACTCAATGGCTGATATCCGCAACGTCTTCAATGGACCGTTTGCCCACAAACATGGCCATAATTACCAATGGACAGAGTACACTGGCAAGATTCCCTACCCACGGCCTGGAACG TGTCCGGGAGGAACCTTCACTCCTGGTATCCGTTCATCCAAGAACTTTTCAGATGAGGCTGTGAATTTCATCAGAGCCCATCCCCTCATGTTTCACCCAGTTTATCCTATCCACCGCCGCCCCCTGGTGGTGAGAACAGGTGTGGACTACCGCTTCACGGCCCTGGTGGTGGACCAGGTGGATGCTGTGGATGGGCGCTACGAGGTGCTCTTCCTCGGGACAG ATCGAGGCACTGTGCAAAAAGTCATTGTTTTGCCAAAGGATCCAACCACCATGGAGGAACTCACACTAGAGGAAGTGGAGGTTTTCCGG aGCAGAGCTCCAGTCAAAACAATGAAGATATCTTCTAAAAGA CAACAGCTGTACGTGTCGTCCGATGCGGGGCTGACCCAGGTGTCGCTGCATCGCTGTGGCGTCTACGGCAGGGCCTGCTCTGACTGCTGCCTGGCTCGCGACCCGTACTGTGCCTGGGATGGAGAGAGCTGCTCTGCCTTTACTCCGTCCACCAAGAG GAGGAGCAGAAGACAGGATGTTAAACACGGTGATCCCCTGAGGCAGTGCAGAGGCTTCAATGCCAAAG AGAAACGTCTGAAAGAAATAGTGCAGTTTGGGGTGGAGGGCAGCAGTACCTTCTTAGAGTGTCAGCCTCGCTCACCTCAGGCTACAGTCAAGTGGCTGTTccagagggaaggaaggaggaaagtg CTAAACCGTGCTGGAGGTATTGTGAACACCAACCATGGTATCCTGCTGAAGTCTCTTAACCAATCGGACGCGGGGCTCTACCACTGCCTTGCCACGGAGAACaactttaaacacacagtggcCCGTGTGGCTTTGCGCATCCTGGATCGAGACATTGTTCTAGCTCTCACCGCTCAAGACGAGGACGAAGAGCCAAAAACTCGCCATGCAGAACCGTACTCGCAGTCTTCCCTCACCTCCACACCCTTCCCACCTGAGATAAGACTGATCAACCAGTATTGCCAGTCCTACTGGGAACAACTCAGtcccaaacagcagcagcagcacaaacgCACCAGCCGCAGGCACACAGAAAGCCAGGACCAAGGCCTCGGCTAG
- the LOC113166927 gene encoding semaphorin-3F-like isoform X1 has protein sequence MTVTMTASGAQLLLLALCVYRGSGLQQSAPRVRLSFKELMDTRAARPFSFSFNTSDYRVLLMDQDQGRLYLGSREYLVALDMHNVNKEPLIIHWPASAKRKGECQMTGKGKQGECANFVRLIEPWNRTHLYTCGTGAYQPICTFINRGWRAEDYLFRLVPGYVDSGKGKCSYDPKQESVAVLLNGNLYAGVHIDFMSTDAALFRTMGGRTAIRTEQYDSRWLNEPVFVQIQQIPDSAEKNDDKLYFFFREKTLDSSSGASPSVLARVGRVCLNDEGGQKSLVNRWTTFLKARLICSVIGDDGVETRFDELRDVFIQPTQDERNPMVYALFTTAGSVFKGSAVCVYSMADIRNVFNGPFAHKHGHNYQWTEYTGKIPYPRPGTCPGGTFTPGIRSSKNFSDEAVNFIRAHPLMFHPVYPIHRRPLVVRTGVDYRFTALVVDQVDAVDGRYEVLFLGTDRGTVQKVIVLPKDPTTMEELTLEEVEVFRSRAPVKTMKISSKRQQLYVSSDAGLTQVSLHRCGVYGRACSDCCLARDPYCAWDGESCSAFTPSTKRRSRRQDVKHGDPLRQCRGFNAKVEKRLKEIVQFGVEGSSTFLECQPRSPQATVKWLFQREGRRKVLNRAGGIVNTNHGILLKSLNQSDAGLYHCLATENNFKHTVARVALRILDRDIVLALTAQDEDEEPKTRHAEPYSQSSLTSTPFPPEIRLINQYCQSYWEQLSPKQQQQHKRTSRRHTESQDQGLG, from the exons ATGACTGTTACCATGACAGCATCTGGAGCCCAGCTTCTCCTGTTGGCcttgtgtgtttacagaggCTCAGGCCTGCAGCAGTCTGCTCCTCGGGTGCGTCTCTCCTTCAAAG aACTGATGGACACACGTGCTGCACGGCCCTTCAGCTTCTCCTTCAACACCAGTGACTACCGCGTCCTCCTGATGGATCAGGATCAGGGACGCTTGTACCTGGGCAGCCGGGAGTACCTAGTGGCCCTGGACATGCACAATGTCAACAAGGAGCCTCTCATA ATCCATTGGCCGGCCTCTGCTAAGAGAAAGGGAGAATGTCAGATGACAGGAAAGGGAAAACAG GGTGAATGCGCCAACTTTGTCCGGCTGATAGAGCCGTGGAACCGCACCCACCTCTACACCTGTGGAACAGGGGCGTACCAACCTATCTGCACATTCATCAACAGGGGCTGGAGGGCAGAG GACTACCTGTTTAGGCTGGTCCCTGGGTACGTGGATTCGGGGAAGGGAAAATGTTCCTATGATCCCAAACAGGAGAGTGTTGCAGTTCTGCTCA ACGGTAACCTATATGCAGGCGTCCATATTGACTTCATGAGTACAGATGCCGCACTGTTTAGGACGATGGGAGGGAGAACAGCAATCAGAACAGAGCAGTATGACTCCAGGTGGCTCAATG AGCCGGTGTTTGTTCAGATCCAGCAGATCCCTGACAGTGCAGAAAAGAACGATgacaaactttacttttttttccgTGAGAAGACTCTAGACTCCAGCAGCGGGGCGAGCCCCAGCGTTTTAGCCAGAGTGGGCAGAGTGTGTCTG AATGATGAAGGAGGGCAGAAGTCCCTGGTGAACCGGTGGACAACTTTCCTGAAGGCTCGTCTTATCTGTTCGGTGATAGGAGATGATGGAGTGGAGACGCGATTCGACGAACTAC GAGACGTGTTTATTCAACCCACACAGGATGAACGAAACCCTATGGTGTACGCTCTCTTCACTACAGCAGG CTCTGTGTTCAAGGGCTCTGCAGTCTGTGTGTACTCAATGGCTGATATCCGCAACGTCTTCAATGGACCGTTTGCCCACAAACATGGCCATAATTACCAATGGACAGAGTACACTGGCAAGATTCCCTACCCACGGCCTGGAACG TGTCCGGGAGGAACCTTCACTCCTGGTATCCGTTCATCCAAGAACTTTTCAGATGAGGCTGTGAATTTCATCAGAGCCCATCCCCTCATGTTTCACCCAGTTTATCCTATCCACCGCCGCCCCCTGGTGGTGAGAACAGGTGTGGACTACCGCTTCACGGCCCTGGTGGTGGACCAGGTGGATGCTGTGGATGGGCGCTACGAGGTGCTCTTCCTCGGGACAG ATCGAGGCACTGTGCAAAAAGTCATTGTTTTGCCAAAGGATCCAACCACCATGGAGGAACTCACACTAGAGGAAGTGGAGGTTTTCCGG aGCAGAGCTCCAGTCAAAACAATGAAGATATCTTCTAAAAGA CAACAGCTGTACGTGTCGTCCGATGCGGGGCTGACCCAGGTGTCGCTGCATCGCTGTGGCGTCTACGGCAGGGCCTGCTCTGACTGCTGCCTGGCTCGCGACCCGTACTGTGCCTGGGATGGAGAGAGCTGCTCTGCCTTTACTCCGTCCACCAAGAG GAGGAGCAGAAGACAGGATGTTAAACACGGTGATCCCCTGAGGCAGTGCAGAGGCTTCAATGCCAAAG TAGAGAAACGTCTGAAAGAAATAGTGCAGTTTGGGGTGGAGGGCAGCAGTACCTTCTTAGAGTGTCAGCCTCGCTCACCTCAGGCTACAGTCAAGTGGCTGTTccagagggaaggaaggaggaaagtg CTAAACCGTGCTGGAGGTATTGTGAACACCAACCATGGTATCCTGCTGAAGTCTCTTAACCAATCGGACGCGGGGCTCTACCACTGCCTTGCCACGGAGAACaactttaaacacacagtggcCCGTGTGGCTTTGCGCATCCTGGATCGAGACATTGTTCTAGCTCTCACCGCTCAAGACGAGGACGAAGAGCCAAAAACTCGCCATGCAGAACCGTACTCGCAGTCTTCCCTCACCTCCACACCCTTCCCACCTGAGATAAGACTGATCAACCAGTATTGCCAGTCCTACTGGGAACAACTCAGtcccaaacagcagcagcagcacaaacgCACCAGCCGCAGGCACACAGAAAGCCAGGACCAAGGCCTCGGCTAG